One Methanolobus sp. WCC4 DNA segment encodes these proteins:
- a CDS encoding iron-containing alcohol dehydrogenase encodes MSYNMYVPTRTLFGAGQLNNLHEQKMPGKKAMIVISNGKSTRENGYLARTEEQLKLAGVEIAVFDRVEPNPLRSTVMAGGAFAKENDCDFIVALGGGSCMDAAKSIAVMATNDGDYWDYIPSGSGKGMPVKNSPLPLIAITTTAGTGSETDPGTVITHEEKHEKTGFMHEELFPVLAIVDPELMLTVPPKFTAYQGFDALFHSVEGYVSNGVNLMSDMYAITAIENIAKNLAKTVENGNDLDAREKVAFGNTLSGTVMCVGLVTSQHSLEHAMSAYHQELPHGAGLIMISKAYFTHLIDKHVCDDRFVQMAKAMGTEDAKEPMDFIKMLVKLQEDCGVADLKMSDYGIKPEEFETMARNAKDTMDFLFTCDRTNLSVDDCVAIYEASYK; translated from the coding sequence ATGAGTTATAATATGTATGTACCTACCAGAACCCTGTTCGGTGCTGGTCAGTTAAACAATTTGCATGAACAGAAAATGCCTGGCAAGAAGGCTATGATCGTTATCTCTAATGGTAAGTCTACAAGAGAGAACGGTTATCTTGCAAGGACAGAAGAGCAGCTGAAACTGGCAGGTGTGGAAATTGCGGTCTTTGACAGGGTTGAACCTAACCCGCTAAGATCAACAGTTATGGCAGGCGGTGCTTTTGCAAAAGAGAATGACTGTGACTTTATAGTCGCTCTGGGGGGCGGAAGCTGTATGGATGCGGCAAAGTCGATCGCTGTAATGGCCACCAATGATGGTGATTATTGGGATTACATTCCTTCCGGCAGCGGAAAAGGAATGCCGGTAAAGAATAGTCCTCTACCGCTCATAGCCATCACAACCACAGCCGGAACTGGGTCAGAGACCGACCCCGGTACAGTGATCACTCATGAGGAAAAGCATGAGAAGACCGGATTTATGCATGAGGAACTTTTCCCTGTTCTGGCTATTGTCGATCCTGAACTTATGCTGACCGTACCACCGAAGTTCACTGCATATCAGGGATTTGACGCATTGTTCCACAGTGTAGAAGGGTACGTTTCCAACGGTGTCAATCTTATGAGTGACATGTATGCGATCACTGCCATAGAGAATATCGCGAAGAACCTTGCAAAGACCGTGGAGAACGGGAATGACCTGGATGCACGTGAGAAGGTTGCTTTTGGTAACACTCTTTCCGGTACAGTGATGTGTGTAGGCCTTGTAACCAGTCAGCATTCACTGGAACATGCGATGTCAGCCTATCATCAGGAACTTCCGCACGGTGCAGGTCTTATCATGATAAGCAAGGCGTATTTTACACATCTTATTGACAAGCACGTCTGTGATGACAGGTTCGTACAGATGGCAAAGGCCATGGGAACGGAGGATGCCAAAGAGCCGATGGATTTCATCAAAATGCTCGTGAAATTGCAGGAAGACTGCGGTGTTGCAGATCTTAAGATGTCCGACTACGGAATCAAGCCAGAGGAATTCGAGACAATGGCCAGGAACGCAAAGGATACCATGGATTTCCTGTTCACCTGTGACAGAACCAATCTTAGTGTTGATGACTGTGTTGCCATCTACGAGGCTTCCTACAAGTGA
- a CDS encoding cupin domain-containing protein, translated as MTNSNDLSESAIFPKGVELPEFLSKYFTGKVWVSMLVDRDNEFNCPIGNVTFEPGCINNWHKHPGGQILLVTGGRGYYQEEGKPACELKAGDVVTIAPDVKHWHGAAHDSWFVHLSVETNATAGPAEWMEPVADEDYKELE; from the coding sequence ATGACCAATTCAAATGATCTAAGTGAAAGTGCAATTTTCCCTAAAGGAGTAGAACTTCCTGAATTTTTAAGCAAGTACTTTACAGGTAAAGTATGGGTTAGCATGCTGGTTGATAGGGATAATGAATTCAATTGTCCCATCGGCAATGTAACATTCGAACCCGGATGCATAAATAACTGGCATAAGCATCCCGGAGGGCAGATTCTGTTAGTAACAGGCGGACGTGGCTACTACCAGGAAGAAGGAAAGCCTGCATGCGAACTCAAAGCAGGTGATGTAGTGACAATAGCTCCGGATGTAAAGCACTGGCATGGAGCAGCACATGATAGCTGGTTCGTACACCTTTCCGTTGAGACAAATGCCACCGCAGGTCCGGCTGAATGGATGGAACCGGTAGCTGATGAAGACTACAAAGAACTGGAATGA
- a CDS encoding cupin domain-containing protein — translation MIFIFAAGCISDTDGELEDDTIFPRGNNVAGSPLGESFTGDVWVEMLVTDDTYNSPSYNVIFSQGARTDWHSHPGGQLLFVTSGEGYYQEEGEPARPLEAGDVVEIAPGVIHWHGATADSTFEHVGVTTNPDAGAAEWFGDVTDEQYNNLVINTEQNSEEDNMVENNEQGRYDPGDLTFELSENVILEEVRFKNKFGAEVSGHLYVPEDINRSQKYPAIIVGTPYGGVKEQGAGLYAQELAQRGFVAMAFDESYNGDSGGEPRHISSPDLFVEDFSAAVDFIGTRDFVDREKIGVIGICGSGGFAITAAQVDPRIKAVATASMYDISSMFRDGFGYSLTDEQRAAALTQMAEQRWVDFENGSPLVPEGFPGEPAAAIPEGLDPITSEFFEYYAMERGFHPNAGASFTATSGMSFMNFPLMNYIETISPRPILFIMGENAHSRYYTEEAYERAAEPKELVIVPGARHIDLYDGGDNDYIPFDKLGSFFKENLA, via the coding sequence TTGATCTTCATTTTTGCAGCAGGATGCATTAGTGATACTGATGGTGAACTGGAAGATGACACAATATTCCCAAGAGGGAATAATGTAGCCGGAAGTCCGCTCGGGGAGAGTTTTACAGGAGACGTATGGGTCGAAATGCTTGTGACTGACGATACCTACAACTCCCCATCATATAACGTAATATTTTCACAAGGAGCAAGGACCGATTGGCATTCACACCCGGGAGGGCAGCTTCTGTTCGTAACCAGTGGAGAAGGATATTATCAGGAAGAAGGTGAACCTGCAAGACCACTGGAAGCCGGTGATGTTGTGGAAATTGCACCAGGTGTCATACACTGGCATGGTGCAACAGCAGATAGTACATTCGAACATGTCGGAGTAACCACCAATCCAGATGCAGGTGCTGCAGAATGGTTTGGAGACGTTACAGATGAACAATACAATAATTTAGTCATTAATACAGAACAAAATTCAGAGGAAGATAACATGGTAGAAAATAACGAGCAGGGAAGATATGATCCAGGAGATCTTACATTCGAACTAAGTGAAAATGTCATTTTAGAAGAGGTCAGATTCAAGAATAAATTCGGAGCCGAGGTTTCAGGACACTTATACGTGCCTGAAGACATAAACAGATCCCAGAAATACCCTGCAATTATTGTTGGAACTCCTTACGGCGGAGTAAAGGAACAGGGAGCAGGACTCTATGCTCAGGAACTGGCACAAAGAGGCTTTGTTGCTATGGCATTCGACGAATCCTATAATGGAGACAGTGGTGGAGAACCAAGACATATTTCATCCCCTGACCTGTTTGTTGAGGATTTCAGTGCAGCTGTTGACTTCATCGGTACAAGAGACTTTGTAGACAGAGAGAAGATCGGAGTTATTGGAATTTGTGGCAGTGGAGGATTTGCAATTACTGCAGCCCAGGTTGACCCACGTATCAAAGCAGTTGCTACTGCAAGTATGTATGATATTAGCAGCATGTTCAGAGATGGATTCGGATATTCATTGACCGATGAGCAGCGTGCTGCAGCTTTAACCCAGATGGCTGAGCAGAGATGGGTAGACTTCGAGAATGGCAGCCCATTGGTGCCTGAAGGATTCCCTGGTGAACCAGCAGCAGCAATTCCGGAAGGTTTGGATCCAATTACAAGTGAGTTCTTTGAATACTATGCTATGGAAAGAGGATTCCATCCAAATGCAGGAGCATCATTTACTGCAACAAGTGGTATGTCCTTTATGAACTTCCCTCTGATGAACTACATTGAGACAATTTCCCCAAGACCAATTCTTTTCATCATGGGAGAGAATGCTCACTCCAGATATTATACAGAAGAAGCATATGAAAGAGCAGCTGAACCAAAAGAGCTGGTAATTGTCCCAGGTGCAAGACACATCGATTTGTACGATGGCGGAGACAATGACTATATTCCATTTGACAAGCTGGGATCATTCTTCAAAGAAAATCTGGCATAA
- a CDS encoding DUF3737 family protein — protein sequence MNAFKDLILDEERALYAIQNATISRCTFDGPADGESALKESSDIHVSDCDFRLRYPFWHVKNALIENIRMTDTCRAALWYSNQVTIKDSHMGGIKAVRECEDITIENSNIVSPEFGWLSHRLAMKNSELESEYPFFYSTDILLDNFELKGKYSFQYVENVEIRNSRLDTKDAFWHSKNVTVSDSIVKGEYLGWYSEDLKLVRCKIIGTQPLCYAKGLVLEDCEMIDCDLSFEYSDVHATITGSVTSVKNPRSGHISADSIGELILDDNKLADDSCVIEVREGMNNEKIQNSDTYNENILNNKNAPVQEM from the coding sequence ATGAATGCATTTAAGGACTTGATATTGGATGAAGAGCGTGCTCTGTATGCCATACAGAACGCTACGATCTCTCGCTGTACCTTTGATGGTCCTGCAGATGGCGAGTCTGCTTTGAAGGAAAGTTCAGACATACACGTTTCAGATTGCGACTTCAGACTACGTTATCCCTTCTGGCATGTAAAGAATGCTCTGATCGAGAATATTCGAATGACCGATACATGCCGTGCTGCATTATGGTACAGTAACCAGGTGACAATAAAAGATAGTCATATGGGAGGCATCAAAGCTGTACGGGAATGTGAGGATATCACTATTGAAAACTCTAACATTGTATCACCTGAGTTTGGATGGTTATCACACAGGCTAGCCATGAAGAATTCAGAGCTTGAGTCTGAATACCCATTCTTCTACAGCACAGATATCCTGCTTGATAACTTTGAATTGAAAGGCAAATACTCCTTTCAATATGTGGAGAATGTCGAGATAAGGAATTCCCGACTGGATACAAAGGATGCTTTCTGGCATAGCAAGAATGTCACCGTCTCAGACAGTATCGTAAAAGGTGAATACCTTGGCTGGTACTCTGAAGATCTCAAACTTGTCAGGTGTAAAATAATCGGAACCCAACCGCTTTGTTATGCAAAAGGTCTGGTCCTTGAGGATTGTGAGATGATCGATTGTGATCTTTCATTTGAATACAGTGACGTTCATGCTACAATTACAGGTTCAGTAACAAGTGTAAAAAATCCACGCAGCGGACACATCAGTGCCGATTCTATTGGAGAACTAATACTGGATGACAATAAGCTGGCAGATGATTCATGTGTGATCGAGGTACGGGAAGGAATGAATAATGAAAAAATTCAAAATTCAGATACTTATAATGAAAATATACTGAACAATAAGAATGCGCCTGTTCAGGAAATGTGA
- a CDS encoding cyclophilin-like fold protein codes for MKNTSEYNASAKRIVICLGVFLLVFLAIGCIEQNKMDQNSIDNQSEEEQGEIIREEEETKMQISVQSNGKTTIFELNDGNAAKDLYEQLPLTIDVEDFSNNEKIFYPPKKLDTTNTPMANAKAGTLAYYAPWGDVVMFYEKFGSAGGLYELGNVVSGGEHIKNMSGTILIEKV; via the coding sequence ATGAAAAATACTTCGGAATATAATGCTAGTGCAAAAAGGATAGTGATTTGTTTAGGAGTATTTTTACTGGTATTTTTAGCGATCGGATGTATTGAACAAAATAAAATGGATCAAAACTCCATCGACAATCAATCAGAAGAGGAACAGGGCGAAATCATCCGTGAAGAGGAGGAAACTAAAATGCAAATAAGTGTTCAATCAAACGGAAAAACAACGATCTTTGAGCTCAATGATGGAAATGCTGCAAAAGATCTCTATGAACAGTTACCCTTAACGATCGATGTTGAAGATTTCAGCAATAATGAAAAGATATTCTATCCACCAAAAAAACTCGATACAACTAATACACCTATGGCAAATGCAAAAGCTGGAACGCTTGCATATTATGCTCCATGGGGAGACGTTGTGATGTTCTATGAAAAATTCGGTTCTGCAGGCGGTCTGTACGAGTTAGGTAATGTCGTATCAGGTGGAGAGCATATCAAAAATATGTCCGGCACGATACTCATAGAGAAAGTGTAA
- a CDS encoding flavodoxin, translating to MTNFNEKKCLIAYYSRKGNNYVSGKIVNLQVGNTKVVGDMIRDITGGDVFQIDTVRPYPKDYTATTNVAKKELNENARPELTSHVENMESYEVIFLGYPNWWGTMPMAVCTFLEEYDLSGKTIVPFCTHEGSGMGRSESDVAKLCPESTLLKGLAFHGSRVSAAKKDVEGWVGSF from the coding sequence ATGACGAATTTTAATGAAAAGAAGTGTCTGATAGCATATTATTCCCGTAAAGGGAATAACTATGTCAGTGGAAAAATAGTGAATTTGCAGGTAGGTAACACAAAAGTAGTAGGCGACATGATCCGGGACATAACCGGAGGCGATGTTTTCCAGATCGATACTGTAAGACCTTATCCAAAAGACTATACAGCAACTACCAACGTGGCAAAAAAGGAATTGAATGAAAATGCCAGACCTGAGCTTACCAGCCATGTAGAGAATATGGAGTCCTATGAAGTGATCTTCCTGGGTTATCCTAACTGGTGGGGAACCATGCCAATGGCGGTCTGCACATTCCTGGAAGAATATGACCTTTCAGGAAAGACCATTGTTCCGTTCTGTACACATGAAGGAAGCGGAATGGGTCGTAGTGAAAGTGATGTTGCAAAGCTTTGTCCGGAATCAACACTTTTGAAAGGACTCGCTTTTCACGGTTCACGTGTAAGTGCTGCAAAAAAGGATGTTGAAGGCTGGGTGGGATCATTCTGA
- a CDS encoding twin-arginine translocase subunit TatC, with protein MMSHLEDVNFMLSEVRKKLAYIAIVFLAGASISFPLTGFMIERIRLDLLPEGATVVYVAPLEVMMLKLKMTLILALMISSPLIIFFALKAIINRFNLEIRIKAGSFWIIVSFIAILFMFILGVAYSYFIMLPFFIKYLFLNADASGVVATYSIFKFISFVFATTIIFGLIFDMPLLMIFLIRKNIIPYRAFIQYRKHLYVSFFVLAALLTPPDVISQIMIGLPLIAFFEISLVIAKILGGRQKTKKDGM; from the coding sequence ATGATGTCCCATTTAGAAGACGTTAACTTCATGCTATCTGAAGTCCGCAAGAAATTGGCATATATTGCCATCGTATTTCTGGCAGGGGCATCAATCTCATTCCCATTGACCGGTTTTATGATCGAAAGGATCAGACTTGATCTTTTGCCGGAAGGAGCGACTGTTGTCTATGTAGCACCTCTTGAGGTCATGATGCTGAAGCTTAAGATGACGCTTATATTAGCCCTCATGATATCTTCCCCATTGATCATCTTCTTTGCACTGAAAGCTATCATCAATCGTTTTAATTTGGAAATAAGGATCAAGGCAGGTTCGTTTTGGATAATTGTCTCGTTCATTGCAATTCTATTTATGTTCATTCTCGGAGTGGCATATTCATATTTTATAATGCTCCCTTTTTTCATTAAATACCTGTTTCTAAATGCTGATGCGTCCGGAGTTGTTGCAACATATTCCATATTCAAGTTCATCTCCTTTGTATTTGCAACAACAATAATATTCGGATTGATATTTGACATGCCTTTGTTAATGATATTCCTTATTAGAAAGAATATAATTCCTTACAGAGCATTCATTCAATATAGAAAACATCTGTATGTTTCTTTTTTCGTATTGGCAGCATTACTTACACCACCAGATGTCATTAGCCAGATAATGATCGGACTACCTCTAATAGCATTCTTTGAGATCAGTCTGGTCATTGCAAAGATCCTTGGAGGAAGACAAAAAACAAAAAAGGACGGTATGTAA
- the tatC gene encoding twin-arginine translocase subunit TatC: MVDTYDRIAGVPGDLDTPLSEHFKELSHRMMIVLIALFGIMIVLYPFSENVLMRLWDNFIPQGVGMFVYSPLEWVIAKLKLSLVVSIAFVFPLFLYEMFKFASRGLYSNEKKFFVTIVPSSFILFFFGAYISYYLVLPFMFDYVIFYSNGVAISQISVQTVMSSVTTLILGFGLIFQLPLIMIAAIKMGIVEYEFLRKKRIFVYMTLLGLSVFISPDPTFIAQSISAFAFVILFEMGLLLARWV, from the coding sequence ATGGTCGATACATATGACAGAATAGCAGGTGTTCCCGGAGACCTCGATACTCCACTTTCAGAGCACTTTAAAGAATTAAGTCATAGGATGATGATCGTTCTTATCGCTCTTTTTGGCATAATGATCGTTTTATACCCTTTCAGTGAAAATGTTCTTATGAGGCTGTGGGACAATTTCATACCTCAGGGTGTTGGAATGTTTGTATATTCTCCTCTTGAATGGGTAATTGCAAAGCTTAAACTCTCTCTTGTAGTTTCTATTGCGTTTGTGTTTCCTTTATTCCTGTATGAAATGTTCAAATTTGCTTCAAGGGGCTTGTATTCCAATGAAAAGAAGTTCTTCGTGACAATTGTACCGTCCTCTTTCATACTTTTCTTTTTTGGAGCCTACATATCCTATTATCTTGTTCTGCCTTTCATGTTCGATTATGTCATATTCTATTCGAATGGTGTGGCAATCTCACAGATATCTGTTCAAACCGTAATGTCATCTGTGACAACACTTATTCTGGGATTTGGTTTGATATTTCAGTTGCCACTGATCATGATCGCTGCAATAAAAATGGGGATCGTTGAGTACGAGTTCCTTAGAAAAAAGAGGATCTTTGTTTATATGACCTTACTGGGTCTTTCTGTATTCATATCCCCTGACCCTACGTTTATTGCTCAATCAATATCGGCTTTTGCCTTTGTCATATTGTTCGAGATGGGTCTTTTATTGGCAAGATGGGTTTAG
- the tatA gene encoding twin-arginine translocase TatA/TatE family subunit, which yields MIGGIGTTELIVIFALAVLLFGANKLPELARSMGTSIGEFKKAQKESERAVDRMADPDV from the coding sequence ATGATAGGCGGAATCGGTACCACTGAACTAATTGTAATATTTGCATTGGCAGTTCTTCTGTTCGGTGCGAACAAGCTTCCTGAACTTGCTCGCTCAATGGGGACATCAATTGGAGAATTCAAAAAAGCACAAAAAGAATCAGAAAGAGCTGTAGATCGAATGGCTGATCCTGATGTTTGA
- a CDS encoding iron ABC transporter substrate-binding protein: MQRRTFIKQAATAALGISVLGIAGKIYSSTQANATQTLTIYSGRKEDLVSPLIEKIGLDMGIDIQVRYGKTAELASTILEEGANSPAHLFFAQDAGGLGALSKEGRLLGLSPSLLEKVDPTFRSPKDEWIGITGRARTVDYNVELVDPNELPDSIWGFTDPRWGGGKIGWAPTNGSFQSFVTALRVLEGDDRAREWLEGIQANDPQVYPKNTPIVEALGRGEIHVGFVNNYYLMRFKSDDPDFPVEHHYTKGDAGSIINVAGVGILDTVEDRELSEQFIERLLSLESQQYFAGETFEYPLISGVDVEGGQKPLSDINTPDIDLSDLDDLKGTLDLLNEVGVL, encoded by the coding sequence ATGCAAAGACGTACTTTCATAAAACAAGCTGCTACTGCAGCACTCGGCATTTCAGTACTGGGAATTGCAGGAAAGATATATTCAAGTACCCAGGCGAATGCAACACAAACCTTAACAATCTATTCAGGCAGAAAAGAAGACCTTGTATCCCCACTTATCGAGAAGATCGGATTGGATATGGGAATCGATATTCAGGTAAGATATGGGAAAACAGCTGAACTGGCATCCACTATATTAGAAGAAGGAGCAAACAGTCCTGCGCACCTGTTCTTTGCTCAGGATGCCGGTGGTCTGGGAGCTCTTAGCAAGGAAGGAAGACTTCTTGGTCTGTCTCCGAGCCTTCTTGAAAAAGTTGATCCTACCTTCAGGTCCCCTAAGGACGAGTGGATAGGTATAACTGGACGTGCACGGACTGTCGACTATAATGTGGAACTTGTCGACCCCAACGAACTCCCTGATTCCATATGGGGTTTCACGGACCCCAGGTGGGGCGGAGGTAAGATCGGGTGGGCACCTACAAATGGTTCCTTCCAGTCCTTTGTCACAGCTTTGAGGGTCCTTGAAGGTGATGACAGGGCAAGGGAATGGCTTGAGGGCATACAGGCCAATGACCCCCAGGTATATCCAAAGAACACCCCTATCGTCGAGGCACTGGGCAGGGGCGAGATCCATGTTGGTTTCGTGAACAACTACTATCTCATGAGGTTCAAGTCCGATGACCCAGATTTCCCTGTGGAGCACCACTACACGAAGGGAGATGCGGGTTCCATCATCAATGTGGCCGGTGTCGGAATACTTGATACTGTGGAAGACCGGGAACTTTCAGAACAGTTCATCGAGAGACTGCTGAGCCTGGAGTCACAGCAATACTTTGCGGGTGAGACCTTTGAATATCCACTCATAAGCGGTGTGGATGTTGAAGGCGGTCAGAAACCACTCTCAGATATCAACACACCGGATATAGACCTGAGCGACCTTGATGACCTCAAGGGTACGCTGGACCTCCTGAATGAAGTGGGAGTACTCTAA
- a CDS encoding iron ABC transporter permease, which yields MKITTLLGRNAGLDRILSVFSSTVVLLVSIPLFYLVIRTYGTGPEILDIALAPKNIAIFINSIVLATLVTTFSALIAVPLAFLTVRTDLPWKRFWSIATALPLVIPSYVGSFVIISAIGPKGSMIHNLLKPLGVEGLPSIYGLPGAVLALTLFSYPYILLTVRSSLQNLDPSLEEAARNMGCSRWETFVRVTLPHIKPSIAAGGLLVALYSLSDFGTPSLMRFDSFTRAIFIQYQSSFDRSTAAVLAMMLVLLAFVILVLEYRSRARVNYHGASAVTKRPLPIIELGIWRTPALIFTSIVVLFALIMPLGVIVYWLFRGSFDLDFLMGLFKLCMNSVYVSGLTAVAAIIAALPVSIYAVRYPRKLSNMLERATYLGSGLPGVVVALSLVFFGANFATGLYQTTAMLIFAYVVLFLPKAVGTVRSSLLQVNPRLEEAARSLGSGPLETLEKVTIPLVRPGLVNGAALVFLTTMKELPATLILSPIGFQTLATRIWAATDDAFYAEAAVMAIFLIIASGLSMSIILKQEKAAF from the coding sequence ATGAAGATCACAACCCTATTGGGCAGAAATGCCGGCCTTGACAGGATCCTTTCAGTATTCTCTTCCACAGTTGTACTATTGGTATCCATCCCTCTCTTCTATCTGGTGATAAGAACCTATGGTACAGGTCCTGAAATACTTGACATTGCTCTGGCCCCGAAGAACATTGCGATCTTTATCAACAGCATTGTCCTGGCAACCCTGGTGACCACATTCTCGGCACTGATAGCAGTTCCTCTGGCATTCCTTACTGTCAGGACTGACCTTCCATGGAAACGTTTCTGGAGTATTGCCACGGCACTCCCGCTGGTCATCCCAAGTTATGTGGGAAGTTTCGTTATCATTTCAGCCATAGGCCCAAAAGGGAGTATGATCCACAATTTGCTCAAACCACTTGGTGTGGAAGGTCTGCCTTCAATATATGGTCTTCCGGGAGCTGTGCTGGCCCTTACGCTGTTCTCTTATCCGTATATTCTCCTGACTGTACGTTCAAGTCTTCAGAACCTTGATCCATCCCTGGAGGAGGCTGCCCGCAATATGGGATGCAGCCGATGGGAGACTTTTGTGCGTGTTACTCTGCCTCATATAAAGCCCTCCATAGCTGCAGGCGGGTTGCTGGTTGCACTGTACAGTTTGAGCGACTTTGGAACTCCTTCTCTTATGAGGTTCGATTCGTTCACAAGGGCAATATTCATCCAGTATCAGTCAAGCTTTGACAGGAGCACAGCTGCTGTGCTGGCCATGATGCTGGTCTTGCTCGCATTTGTGATCCTTGTTCTGGAGTACAGGTCCAGGGCTCGTGTCAACTATCACGGAGCCAGTGCTGTTACAAAACGTCCTCTCCCGATCATAGAGCTTGGAATCTGGCGAACACCTGCACTGATATTCACATCTATTGTTGTGCTGTTTGCTCTGATAATGCCTCTCGGAGTGATCGTATACTGGCTGTTCAGAGGTTCGTTCGATCTTGACTTCCTTATGGGTCTCTTCAAGCTTTGCATGAACTCCGTATATGTATCAGGGCTTACCGCTGTGGCTGCCATAATAGCAGCCCTTCCAGTATCGATATATGCTGTACGCTATCCGCGGAAGCTAAGCAATATGCTTGAGAGGGCCACATATCTTGGTTCCGGGCTTCCGGGGGTAGTGGTAGCTCTCTCCCTTGTGTTCTTTGGAGCAAACTTTGCCACGGGTCTTTATCAGACAACAGCAATGCTCATCTTTGCCTATGTGGTGCTCTTTCTTCCAAAGGCCGTGGGAACTGTGAGGTCTTCCCTTCTTCAGGTAAATCCAAGACTGGAGGAGGCTGCCAGAAGTCTTGGAAGCGGACCGCTCGAAACCCTGGAAAAGGTGACAATTCCTCTTGTAAGGCCGGGACTTGTCAATGGAGCTGCTCTTGTGTTCCTGACCACCATGAAAGAGCTGCCTGCAACCCTTATACTCTCCCCGATAGGTTTCCAGACATTGGCGACTCGTATATGGGCGGCCACAGATGATGCATTCTATGCTGAGGCTGCGGTAATGGCGATATTCCTGATAATTGCATCAGGTCTGTCCATGTCGATAATACTCAAACAGGAAAAGGCAGCTTTTTAA
- a CDS encoding ABC transporter ATP-binding protein — protein MMALIEIKDIVKTYEGSPAVDGIGFSIEEGEIFAMLGPSGCGKTTTLRLIAGFERPDGGEILLGGNMVAGVNTFVPPEKRKVGMVFQDYALFPHISVRENIAFGLRDLEGEEKDSVVDNMLEFVGLSGYGGRHPHKLSGGQQQRVALARALAPCPLMVVLDEPFSNLDTDMRTQMREDMLKILRTSNATTILVTHDQEEAFSMADRIAVMNNGNIEQIGTPEEIYHHPATSFVAEFVGKADFIEGVIEDEGILTEIGLFTNKTSLKKGERVELMIRPDDIEIVPDINGSCIIKEKRFKGYEVLYTICLKNGTIVHSTAPSSIIQETGSMVDIRVKVDHVVVFQNGKAVF, from the coding sequence ATGATGGCATTGATCGAGATAAAAGATATTGTAAAAACATATGAAGGTTCTCCAGCTGTTGACGGAATAGGTTTCAGCATAGAAGAAGGTGAGATCTTTGCAATGCTGGGTCCAAGCGGTTGCGGTAAGACAACAACCCTTCGCCTCATCGCCGGATTTGAAAGGCCGGATGGTGGTGAGATACTTCTGGGCGGAAATATGGTTGCAGGTGTAAATACATTCGTGCCACCTGAAAAGAGAAAAGTGGGTATGGTTTTCCAGGATTATGCTCTTTTTCCCCACATATCCGTCAGGGAGAACATAGCTTTTGGTCTCAGGGACCTTGAAGGAGAAGAGAAGGATAGTGTTGTGGACAACATGCTTGAATTTGTAGGTCTTTCCGGATATGGCGGCCGTCATCCGCATAAACTTTCAGGAGGGCAGCAGCAGCGCGTGGCACTTGCAAGAGCACTGGCCCCATGTCCTCTAATGGTGGTTCTGGATGAGCCTTTCAGCAACCTTGATACTGATATGCGGACCCAGATGAGGGAAGATATGCTGAAGATACTCAGAACTTCAAATGCCACCACAATCCTTGTAACACACGATCAGGAAGAGGCTTTTTCCATGGCTGACAGGATCGCGGTGATGAATAACGGTAATATAGAGCAGATAGGTACTCCTGAGGAGATCTACCATCACCCTGCCACAAGCTTTGTAGCTGAATTTGTAGGTAAGGCGGATTTCATAGAGGGTGTCATTGAGGATGAAGGTATTCTCACCGAAATAGGGCTGTTTACAAACAAAACATCTCTGAAGAAAGGAGAACGTGTAGAACTTATGATCAGACCTGATGATATTGAGATTGTGCCTGATATCAATGGTTCGTGCATTATTAAAGAAAAGAGATTCAAAGGTTATGAGGTCCTGTACACTATTTGCCTGAAAAATGGGACAATTGTCCATTCTACCGCACCTTCATCGATCATTCAGGAAACCGGCTCAATGGTAGATATCAGAGTGAAGGTTGACCATGTGGTTGTTTTTCAGAATGGTAAGGCTGTTTTTTGA